From the Oncorhynchus keta strain PuntledgeMale-10-30-2019 chromosome 13, Oket_V2, whole genome shotgun sequence genome, the window CCCCGGAACAAGTggctcgggtgtgcgagaacctCGAGGAGACCGGCGACATCGAGCGCCTGGGGCGGTTCTTATGGTCCCTGCCTGATGCTGTCCCTGGCTCCGCCGGGGAGGCTCTCAACCGCCACGAGTCAGTGATGCGCGCCCGGGCGCTGGTCGCCTTCCACGGAGGAAACTTCGAGGCGCTTTACCAGATCCTCCAGAGCCACCGCTTTACACGCGAGTCTCACGCCAAACTCCAAGATCTGTGGCTGGACGCGCATTACCGCGAGGCAGAGCGGCTCCGGGGCCGTCCCCTGGGACCAGTGGAGAAGTACCGTATCCGGAAGAAGTTCCCACTGCCTCGCACCATCTGGGACGGCGAGCAGAAGACGCACTGCTTTAAGGTGAGACACCAAGCTGTAAGTATGATTCTTTCGCACCATACCTATAGTTACGCACCTTCATCATGCATACATGCCTATATACACTAACTGGCTATAAATGAGAAATGAACGAAACACGTAACTAATATCTGACTATAACCAATAATGTATGTAGCCTAATGGGCTGACTCACTGTTAATTGTAAATTTGTAAAACATTTTGAAATTCTTATACtgaaacatctgtcattctgccccgaacaaggcagttaacccactgttccttggccatcattgtaaataagaatttgttcttaactcacttgcctagttaaataaaggttaattaaataaaaaatctgaAATAACTTCAGATGGTCTCATTATGGCACCTTGGCATATCAAGTCCCCAATAGTTCCTGAGCGCTTCAGTTGCTAATGATACCCGAGTCACTGACAAgggttctctctttttctccagtCCTGATCTCTGTTAACTCAGACTATAGATAATAGGAGGTCAATACCCTCCTGCAAGGTTAGGTTAGACATAGTAAAAGATTTTCACATAAGAGGCCGTAGGCTATTTCTATAGAGAAACAAATTAATGCAATGGTGTTTCCCACTGAGATTCTGTTAAATGATGTTCTCATGTGTCATGTTATGGCGTTTCACCTTCTACCATTCACTGCTTTGAGTTTGATGGCAAAGTTCGATGGCAAAGTTTCAAACAGGACATATCTTGTCTGTAGTAATGTGGCTGCACATGTCACTTCCTTTACTGAGCGACAGACCAATACATGATTTATCTACAGTCTCTCTGCTGAACCACTGGCAATATGCATTAGCGTCTTTGTGTGGATTCACAAAACATAAAAACAAGCACATAAGTGTTATAGCCAAGAAACGAGCAATGTCAGCCGAATCAAGACTCAATAGGCtacacaaaatatatatttgttttttaaagtattttcataaaaaaaaaaaaaaaaaatctacatctCAGCATGTAAATTACTTAGGTGAGAAGAGATGTTTCTGCCCTTCAACCTTAGCCTGGGTAACAATCTGTTTGTGACAACAAGCCATTCCTCGTGTGACACAGAGTACAAGGAGGGGAAGAGTTAGCACAAAACAGGTCTAGATGTCAGGCTACTTCAACCTGCAGTAAGAGCTCCATAAGAGCATGCTGAATGGGGACTGTGCGGCTGTAGGCTATAGTGCAACTGACTCCCTCTGTGGCTGCATCCCaactggcactctattccctatatagtgcactacttttgacccaagctccatgggccctggtcaaaagtagtgactacattgggaatagggtgccatttgggttgcAGTCACAGCGGGAGTCAGTTTGCTACAGTATAAACCTTGCTTTTCAGAGACCGCCCGTGGCGGTATAAGACAAGCTCCCTTTTACTCTGGAGTTTCCACCAACTCACAGCAGTGAGCAATCACCTAGCCTGGGATAGAATAGAATAACTTTATTTTCCCGCAAAGGAACTTATTTTTGGAGTGGTTCAGAAAAAGAACACGCATAAACATCGTAGGTTATGCTACACAGTAGACCTAGCTACTAGGCTACACTTGGTTACACAAATAACAGAGGACGGGGCAACGATAATGCAACATGaaacaaacttttttttttaaataagcacCACTCTCCTTGGTGCTGGATGGCCAGTGTCTTTGATATTTGCTTAGGAGCCGATTCCACTGAATACCGGAACCTTTCACTATCGAAGTGAAACAGAGAGATATTCCGTTTTGGATCACGCCCAGGTTACTGTCGCAGTCAACATCACTCCAACGCAAAGGTCTGTGGAACCAAGCGGACAATCATTAGGTCTAGGGGGAAATGTTGGGCTTAACAGTGTTTTAACCTTTTGGATGTCAGTATAGACATCATCAGTTATCTTTAGAAAACAACGAAACACAGGCATAAGGCATCCCAATTCCTGTTAACCATTGCAGGATTTTGGTTGCTTCGAAAATGCACTTCAACCAACAAAATTACTACTAAATGCATATGAAATCACTTGCATCGGGGCAAGGAATAGGTCATTTTAGAAGATACAGTAGCTACACACAGCACACAAAAAAGATTGTGACGGACTGAGTAGTCCTAGACTTAAACCTG encodes:
- the LOC118392644 gene encoding homeobox protein SIX6 isoform X1, translated to MFPLPMFTPEQVARVCENLEETGDIERLGRFLWSLPDAVPGSAGEALNRHESVMRARALVAFHGGNFEALYQILQSHRFTRESHAKLQDLWLDAHYREAERLRGRPLGPVEKYRIRKKFPLPRTIWDGEQKTHCFKVRHQAERTRSLLREWYLQDPYPNPSRKRHLAQATGLTPTQVGNWFKNRRQRDRAASAKNRLQQDPTHLPSGCSPEGSVQERHSHHPRLLTASPCHPGSPEASDCSTGTDPRGTGASTPDISVSSDSEFES